Proteins encoded in a region of the Roseateles sp. SL47 genome:
- a CDS encoding M48 family metallopeptidase has translation MTVLNQSDRSLPVWGLAAVALLAAGFLQFMLLVPLALLLGLPLFLFGLGSLTGVAILAFLILAWIIQPDWRLRVRVVPRATVPELYAQVDAIADALHAPRVHVIALDDSLNAGALERHRGLSFRRTQRVLILGLPLLRLLDTEAARAVIAHELGHFSREHGRLGHWLYRTRQAWTDWAQMEGYGDPADSSPWERAGHAFARMFLPWFRDVTDAHARRCEFEADATAARLVAPQALARALLLLARATSARAVTGDSALLEQLKRSASAPEDWAEWTALSIPHEPPSPEELSDWLKAHQPRGTHPSHASRLSALGCAPGALDLRAASFEESAARAWLGGQWGTVCKAYSPWADEGRSVAWAMGHAALSVAGNVPQDVASAAPLQPSRPTSAAARRRRRQAALEALEQRPVWPTGRPEHEVAALSAALAAHPAVAQAWAFDVPMTDVLGGGAVLVLVIRLDPDQLQAMGIHEDHVGEALDEVLGWLWGKHVEWVARFSYMSEGFPPELHAKLSASNGLALSR, from the coding sequence ATGACGGTATTGAACCAGTCTGACCGCTCGTTGCCGGTCTGGGGGCTGGCTGCGGTGGCTTTGCTGGCCGCTGGGTTTTTACAGTTCATGCTGCTGGTGCCGTTGGCCCTCTTGCTGGGCTTGCCGCTGTTTCTTTTCGGCTTGGGAAGCCTGACCGGGGTGGCCATCCTGGCCTTCCTGATCCTCGCTTGGATCATCCAGCCCGATTGGCGTCTCCGAGTCCGCGTGGTGCCTCGGGCCACGGTGCCTGAGTTGTATGCCCAGGTGGATGCCATTGCCGATGCGCTTCATGCACCGCGAGTGCATGTGATTGCGCTGGACGACTCGCTCAATGCAGGCGCTCTGGAGCGCCACCGCGGTTTGTCATTTCGGCGGACCCAACGTGTCCTGATTCTCGGTCTGCCCTTGCTGCGTCTGCTGGATACCGAGGCGGCCAGGGCCGTGATTGCCCATGAATTGGGACATTTCTCGCGCGAGCATGGGCGACTTGGCCATTGGCTTTATCGCACCCGTCAGGCCTGGACCGACTGGGCGCAAATGGAGGGCTATGGCGATCCGGCCGATTCCAGCCCCTGGGAGCGGGCTGGCCATGCCTTTGCCAGGATGTTCCTGCCCTGGTTCCGGGACGTGACCGATGCTCACGCCCGCCGCTGCGAATTCGAAGCGGACGCAACGGCTGCACGTTTGGTGGCACCTCAAGCCCTGGCGAGGGCCTTGCTGCTGTTGGCGCGTGCGACATCGGCAAGGGCAGTGACCGGCGATTCGGCCTTGCTCGAACAACTGAAACGGAGCGCCTCTGCGCCGGAGGACTGGGCCGAGTGGACCGCTCTCTCCATCCCCCACGAACCGCCATCTCCGGAAGAGCTGTCCGACTGGCTGAAGGCGCATCAGCCTCGAGGAACGCATCCCTCCCATGCTTCGAGATTGAGCGCCTTGGGCTGTGCGCCAGGCGCGCTGGATCTCCGTGCGGCGAGTTTTGAGGAAAGCGCAGCACGGGCCTGGCTGGGTGGGCAGTGGGGGACCGTCTGCAAGGCGTATTCGCCCTGGGCCGATGAGGGACGGAGTGTTGCCTGGGCAATGGGGCATGCGGCGCTGAGTGTCGCGGGCAACGTTCCACAAGACGTGGCCTCCGCAGCGCCCCTCCAGCCGTCAAGGCCCACATCGGCGGCGGCGCGGAGAAGGCGGCGACAGGCGGCATTGGAAGCGCTGGAGCAACGGCCTGTCTGGCCGACAGGACGCCCCGAGCACGAAGTGGCTGCGTTGTCGGCGGCCTTGGCTGCCCACCCGGCCGTGGCACAGGCATGGGCCTTCGATGTCCCCATGACCGACGTCTTGGGGGGTGGGGCGGTGCTTGTACTGGTGATCCGTTTGGACCCGGATCAGTTGCAGGCCATGGGGATCCATGAAGACCACGTGGGGGAGGCGCTCGACGAGGTGCTTGGCTGGCTCTGGGGCAAGCACGTGGAATGGGTGGCTCGCTTCAGCTATATGAGCGAGGGCTTCCCACCGGAGCTGCATGCGAAGTTGTCGGCGTCCAACGGGCTGGCACTGTCTCGCTGA
- a CDS encoding OPT family oligopeptide transporter: protein MALQHLTDEQVRTWTRAQKDEWWFKNVFRGDMAQLSLRSGLTGFILGGVLAATSLYIGAKTGISVGVGLTSVILAFAMFRLLNQMGWADDYTILENNCTQSIATAAGYVTTPLISSLVAYMLVVDRIIPWWQMMIWMVLISVTGVLVAFPMKRRFINEDQLPFPEGRACGVVLDSLYTGQGGEGLYKAALLAKVAGLAAFYQAIVSDGWMKLIQFKLLRMDQWAGMKEPWVFHDRLDQYYYSWAVKVDAWIPKIMGVDFRVLGLRLTLDVAMLGVGGLMGIAVATSCLLGAFVNFAVLAPIMINAGDIVQRVGPTGTVIPISRVEIVNQWSMWWGVAMMVAGSVTSLLAKPDIFTNAFKSLTHRKKNKDNGPDLLANIEVPLWISYVGVPVFGFLSAWTGHLFFGVPMTLALVSLPLIFVLTVICTNSMALTSWTPTGALSKITQFTMGAIDRSNPASNLVPAGMTAEIASNAANLLSDIKPGYMLGGKPRHQAIGHVIGIFAGVLACVPLFFLLFVPKNAEGVRSTATIISDQFAMPAAVQWKGVADIIANGLHSLPASALITMGLAAAAAVVIEVLRLVTRGKFPLSSVSIGLGVVLPPESTFAMWIGAMIFFVAAKIYKTPGTAGWRRWVDGCEPICAGLISGAALMGIGNAIVNVLI, encoded by the coding sequence ATGGCGCTACAGCACTTGACGGACGAACAGGTCCGCACCTGGACGCGGGCCCAAAAAGACGAGTGGTGGTTCAAGAACGTCTTCCGCGGTGACATGGCGCAGCTCTCGCTGCGCTCCGGCCTGACCGGTTTCATTCTGGGCGGTGTGCTGGCGGCGACGTCGCTCTACATCGGCGCCAAGACTGGCATCAGTGTGGGCGTGGGGCTCACGTCGGTGATTCTGGCTTTTGCCATGTTCCGCCTTCTGAATCAGATGGGCTGGGCGGATGACTACACCATTCTGGAGAACAACTGCACCCAGTCCATCGCCACGGCGGCCGGTTATGTGACGACCCCGCTGATCTCCAGCCTGGTGGCCTACATGCTGGTGGTGGATCGCATCATCCCGTGGTGGCAGATGATGATCTGGATGGTCCTGATCTCGGTGACCGGCGTGCTGGTGGCCTTCCCGATGAAGCGGCGCTTCATCAACGAAGATCAACTGCCGTTCCCGGAGGGCCGCGCCTGTGGCGTGGTGCTGGACTCGCTCTACACGGGCCAGGGCGGCGAAGGCCTGTACAAGGCGGCACTGCTGGCCAAGGTGGCTGGGTTGGCCGCGTTCTACCAGGCCATCGTGAGTGATGGCTGGATGAAGCTGATCCAGTTCAAGCTGCTGCGCATGGACCAGTGGGCCGGCATGAAGGAACCCTGGGTCTTCCATGACCGCCTGGACCAGTACTACTACAGCTGGGCCGTGAAGGTGGACGCGTGGATTCCCAAGATCATGGGCGTGGACTTCCGTGTGCTGGGCCTGCGCCTGACGCTGGATGTGGCGATGCTGGGCGTTGGTGGCCTGATGGGCATTGCCGTGGCCACCAGCTGCCTGCTGGGTGCCTTTGTGAACTTTGCGGTGCTGGCGCCGATCATGATCAACGCGGGCGACATCGTTCAGCGTGTGGGTCCCACTGGCACGGTGATCCCCATCTCGCGAGTGGAGATCGTGAACCAGTGGTCGATGTGGTGGGGTGTGGCCATGATGGTGGCCGGTTCGGTGACCAGCCTGCTGGCCAAGCCCGACATCTTCACCAATGCGTTCAAGTCGCTGACCCATCGCAAGAAGAACAAGGACAACGGCCCTGACCTGCTGGCCAACATTGAAGTGCCGCTGTGGATTTCCTACGTCGGTGTGCCGGTGTTTGGTTTCCTGTCGGCGTGGACGGGGCACCTGTTCTTTGGCGTGCCGATGACGCTGGCGCTGGTGTCGCTGCCGCTGATCTTCGTGCTGACGGTGATCTGCACCAACTCGATGGCACTGACTTCCTGGACGCCGACGGGCGCGCTGTCCAAGATCACGCAGTTCACCATGGGGGCGATTGACCGCAGCAACCCGGCCTCCAACCTGGTGCCGGCGGGCATGACGGCGGAAATTGCCTCCAACGCGGCCAACCTGCTGTCGGACATCAAGCCGGGCTACATGCTGGGCGGCAAGCCGCGCCACCAGGCCATTGGCCACGTGATTGGGATTTTTGCGGGTGTACTGGCCTGCGTCCCGCTGTTCTTCCTGCTGTTCGTGCCGAAGAACGCGGAAGGCGTGCGCAGCACGGCCACCATCATTTCCGACCAGTTCGCCATGCCGGCGGCGGTGCAGTGGAAGGGTGTGGCCGATATCATTGCCAACGGCCTGCACAGCCTGCCGGCTTCGGCGCTGATCACGATGGGCCTGGCCGCTGCAGCGGCCGTGGTGATCGAGGTGCTGCGCCTGGTGACGCGCGGCAAGTTTCCGCTGTCGTCGGTGTCGATCGGCCTGGGCGTGGTGCTGCCGCCGGAGTCCACCTTCGCGATGTGGATCGGCGCGATGATCTTCTTCGTGGCGGCCAAGATCTACAAGACGCCGGGGACGGCGGGCTGGCGCCGCTGGGTGGACGGCTGTGAGCCGATCTGCGCGGGTCTGATTTCCGGTGCGGCTCTGATGGGCATCGGCAATGCGATCGTGAACGTGCTGATCTGA
- a CDS encoding acyltransferase family protein → MLDQDTKRYVVLDGMRGVAALCVAVLHASQLLKLGYKPFHASLAVDFFFCLSGFVVAFAYDRKLPGMSIQRFFAVRLIRLYPMIALGIALGAGVLLLALLRGDLAWKQTLVLIGSAFVLLPAGLKYQFQAYPVNNPIWSLFFELCANAAYGLHTKYGQRLKPGAVTAVVGALGVALAGAVLLQHGVDPIGFDGPRNFVLGFVRVAFPFVVGMCICRSGIHRRLPQVHWMLPMLVLLAILMCPWWRHEPVFDLVCLLVLLPLIVALGAAAEVQPHGVILRGLEWLGAMSYPFYLLHEPLLRLARDLNITDMPSLWVAVLAFLLAGVLAQLALSLYDEPLRASLMRRLRRAPPAIGVPARA, encoded by the coding sequence ATGCTGGATCAGGACACAAAGCGGTATGTGGTGCTCGATGGCATGCGTGGTGTGGCCGCGCTGTGCGTGGCGGTGCTGCATGCCAGCCAACTGCTCAAGCTGGGCTACAAACCCTTTCATGCCTCTCTGGCAGTGGACTTCTTCTTCTGCCTGAGCGGCTTCGTGGTGGCCTTTGCTTATGACCGCAAGCTGCCTGGCATGTCGATCCAACGTTTCTTTGCGGTCCGGCTGATTCGTCTCTACCCGATGATCGCGCTGGGCATTGCCTTGGGGGCCGGGGTGCTGTTGCTGGCGCTGCTGCGCGGGGATCTGGCCTGGAAGCAGACCCTGGTGCTGATTGGCTCCGCCTTCGTGCTGCTGCCCGCAGGGCTGAAGTATCAGTTCCAGGCGTATCCGGTGAACAACCCGATCTGGTCGCTGTTCTTCGAACTCTGTGCCAATGCGGCTTACGGCTTGCACACCAAGTACGGTCAGCGGCTCAAGCCCGGCGCTGTGACAGCCGTGGTGGGGGCTTTGGGTGTGGCGCTGGCAGGGGCGGTGCTGTTGCAGCACGGCGTGGACCCCATCGGCTTTGACGGGCCCCGCAATTTCGTACTGGGCTTTGTACGGGTGGCTTTCCCGTTTGTGGTGGGGATGTGCATCTGCCGCAGCGGCATCCACCGTCGGCTGCCTCAAGTGCATTGGATGCTGCCGATGCTGGTGCTGCTGGCCATCCTGATGTGTCCGTGGTGGCGGCATGAACCGGTGTTCGATCTGGTGTGCCTGCTGGTGCTGCTGCCGCTCATCGTGGCGTTGGGTGCTGCCGCCGAGGTGCAGCCCCACGGCGTCATTCTGCGCGGGCTGGAGTGGTTGGGCGCGATGTCCTACCCGTTTTACCTGCTGCATGAGCCGCTGCTGCGTCTGGCGCGGGACCTGAACATCACCGATATGCCAAGCCTGTGGGTGGCGGTCCTGGCCTTCCTGCTGGCCGGTGTGCTCGCGCAACTGGCGTTGAGCTTGTATGACGAGCCGCTGCGAGCTTCTCTGATGCGCCGATTGCGCCGGGCACCTCCGGCCATCGGGGTGCCAGCACGGGCATGA
- a CDS encoding LysR substrate-binding domain-containing protein, with protein sequence MRIDIRQLTYFVAVAEEQHIGRAAERLKLSQPPLTRQIQQLESALGVSLFRRTPRGMELNAAGEELLRHARGLLGQLDQAAEQTRRVAQGQIGQLHVGVYGSAVFGLVPEVLRAFRRSHPEVELLLHHAQTPAQIPALRQGRVQVVFERLLPEEPDIEVKRVGSEPLLLALASDHPLAAHRRIDVAALRDQTFLTGSAPAAVATALDLCRAHGFEPRFAPPASDVVTATLLASTGAGVSLVPASMTNVHFPGVVYRKLASRTPATMELYCFYLREDTSPLLRQLLSTIEELQAAPGAGPMSQQMGG encoded by the coding sequence ATGCGCATCGACATTCGCCAGCTCACCTACTTCGTCGCCGTGGCGGAGGAACAGCATATTGGCCGGGCGGCCGAGCGGCTCAAGCTGTCGCAGCCGCCACTGACACGGCAGATCCAGCAACTGGAGAGTGCGCTGGGGGTGAGCCTGTTTCGGCGCACCCCGCGTGGCATGGAGTTGAATGCGGCGGGGGAAGAACTGCTGCGGCACGCCCGAGGCCTGCTGGGGCAGTTGGATCAGGCTGCGGAGCAGACCCGTCGGGTGGCGCAGGGCCAGATCGGCCAGTTGCACGTGGGTGTGTATGGGTCGGCAGTGTTTGGGCTGGTGCCCGAGGTGCTCCGGGCGTTCCGCCGGTCTCATCCGGAGGTGGAGTTGCTGCTGCACCATGCTCAGACCCCCGCCCAGATTCCGGCCCTGCGCCAGGGGCGCGTGCAGGTGGTGTTCGAACGGCTGTTGCCGGAAGAGCCCGACATCGAGGTGAAACGGGTGGGCAGCGAGCCGCTGCTGCTGGCGCTGGCGTCGGACCATCCACTGGCGGCGCACCGGCGCATTGACGTGGCCGCACTGAGGGACCAGACCTTTCTCACCGGCAGCGCGCCTGCCGCCGTGGCCACCGCGCTGGACCTGTGCCGCGCCCATGGCTTTGAGCCGCGCTTTGCGCCGCCGGCCAGCGATGTGGTCACGGCCACCTTGCTGGCGTCGACCGGTGCAGGCGTGTCCCTGGTGCCGGCCTCGATGACCAACGTGCATTTCCCCGGCGTTGTGTACCGCAAGCTTGCATCGCGTACACCGGCCACGATGGAGCTTTATTGCTTCTACCTGCGAGAAGACACCTCCCCACTGCTGCGCCAGTTGCTGTCCACCATCGAAGAGTTGCAAGCGGCGCCGGGTGCGGGGCCGATGTCCCAGCAAATGGGGGGGTAA
- a CDS encoding NAD-dependent epimerase/dehydratase family protein gives MTPSSADAPMLDTLLLTGAAGTIGKMLREPLGRLCRRLILSDRHPLGLSLAAHEEDHPCDLTDRVAVQRLLEGVDAVVHMGACSVEAPFEQMARANLDGVFHLYEAARLAGTRRVVFASSNHVTGCYPQGHLLDPSDPARPDGYYGVTKLFGEGMAQLYWYRYGVESVCLRIGTCLPEPPDRRALSTWLSPRDLFSLVEASITTPGVGCLVTYAISRNPARWYTEAGWAQLGYQPQDSAEPWRSQVGDVVFPEGSLMARLQGGSFLGIGPFDPPG, from the coding sequence ATGACGCCCTCCTCCGCTGACGCACCCATGCTGGACACCCTGTTGCTGACCGGTGCGGCCGGCACCATCGGCAAGATGCTGCGCGAGCCGCTGGGCCGCCTCTGCCGCCGGCTGATCCTGAGCGATCGCCATCCCCTGGGCCTGTCGCTGGCGGCCCATGAAGAAGACCACCCCTGTGACCTGACCGACCGCGTGGCCGTCCAGCGCCTGCTGGAAGGTGTGGATGCCGTGGTGCACATGGGCGCCTGTTCGGTCGAAGCGCCGTTTGAGCAGATGGCTCGCGCGAATCTGGACGGCGTCTTCCACCTGTATGAAGCCGCCCGGCTGGCCGGCACGCGCCGGGTGGTGTTTGCCAGTTCCAACCATGTGACCGGCTGTTATCCGCAAGGCCACTTACTGGACCCCTCCGACCCGGCGCGGCCCGATGGCTATTACGGGGTGACCAAGCTGTTTGGTGAAGGCATGGCCCAGTTGTACTGGTACCGCTATGGGGTGGAATCGGTCTGCCTGCGCATTGGCACCTGCCTGCCGGAGCCGCCGGACCGCCGCGCCCTCTCCACCTGGTTGAGCCCGCGTGATCTGTTCAGCCTGGTGGAGGCGTCGATCACCACGCCGGGCGTTGGCTGCCTGGTCACCTACGCCATCTCCCGCAACCCCGCCCGCTGGTACACCGAGGCCGGATGGGCCCAACTCGGCTACCAGCCCCAGGACAGTGCCGAACCCTGGCGCAGCCAGGTGGGTGATGTGGTGTTTCCGGAGGGCAGCCTGATGGCGCGATTGCAAGGGGGCAGCTTCCTGGGCATCGGCCCCTTCGATCCGCCAGGCTAG
- a CDS encoding TRAP transporter substrate-binding protein: MATPFAQAAEFRSADVHNSDDYPTVAAVKHMSELLSQRSAGRFKIKVFNKSALGTEKETLDQLKIGALEMNRVNISSLNSICPKSLVPTMPFLFNSVAHMRKVLDGPVGEEILKGCESQGMIGLAFYDSGSRSIYAKKPVRTPADSKGLKIRVQQSELWVAIATAIGANATPMPTSEIYTALKTGLIDAAENNIPSYAGFKHYEAVKVFSLTEHSMAPEVLLMSKLVWDKLPKADQDLFRAAAKESVAFQRQRWDEQEAKDKALVQKAGSQIITDVDKAAFKAAMAPVYARFINTPDLQRLVKAVQDTP; encoded by the coding sequence ATGGCCACCCCATTCGCGCAGGCGGCGGAGTTCCGTTCGGCCGATGTCCACAACAGCGACGACTACCCCACCGTCGCGGCCGTCAAGCACATGAGCGAGCTGCTGAGCCAGCGCAGCGCCGGGCGGTTCAAGATCAAGGTCTTTAACAAGAGTGCGCTGGGCACCGAGAAGGAGACCCTGGACCAGCTCAAGATCGGTGCGCTGGAGATGAACCGGGTGAACATCAGTTCCCTCAACTCCATCTGCCCGAAGAGCCTGGTACCGACCATGCCCTTCCTGTTCAATTCGGTGGCCCACATGCGCAAGGTGCTGGACGGCCCGGTGGGCGAGGAGATTCTCAAAGGCTGTGAGTCGCAGGGCATGATCGGCCTGGCGTTCTACGACAGCGGCTCGCGCTCCATCTACGCCAAGAAACCGGTCCGCACGCCGGCCGACAGCAAGGGGTTGAAGATCCGCGTGCAGCAGTCGGAGCTGTGGGTGGCCATTGCAACCGCCATTGGCGCCAACGCCACCCCCATGCCCACCAGCGAGATCTACACCGCGCTCAAGACCGGTTTGATCGATGCGGCGGAGAACAACATCCCCTCCTACGCCGGCTTCAAACACTACGAAGCGGTGAAGGTGTTCTCGTTGACCGAGCATTCCATGGCGCCCGAGGTGCTGCTCATGTCCAAGCTGGTGTGGGACAAGCTTCCCAAGGCCGATCAGGACCTGTTCCGCGCCGCCGCCAAGGAGTCGGTCGCTTTCCAGCGCCAGCGGTGGGATGAGCAGGAGGCCAAGGACAAGGCCCTGGTGCAGAAGGCCGGCTCGCAAATCATCACGGATGTGGACAAGGCCGCGTTCAAGGCCGCCATGGCGCCGGTGTATGCCAGGTTCATCAACACCCCGGACCTGCAGCGCCTGGTCAAGGCCGTTCAGGACACGCCATGA
- a CDS encoding TRAP transporter small permease yields the protein MSASITALGPVAHPYTRLCAWLSRISLMAAVVMLVGIIVAVQVQVVGRYLFNNTPTWAEGLALQLVLYVTALGVAVGVRDAGHIGLESLAVLLPEAWRQRLELLIHALVAAFGALMTWSGWTWTRLKWDELDPMLGVPVGLDYLALVIAGVLIVLFSIEHIVALIRHEEVVPSWN from the coding sequence ATGAGCGCCTCCATCACGGCCCTGGGCCCGGTGGCGCATCCCTACACCCGACTCTGCGCCTGGCTGTCCCGGATCAGCCTGATGGCGGCGGTGGTCATGCTGGTGGGCATCATCGTGGCGGTACAGGTGCAGGTGGTTGGCCGCTACCTGTTCAACAACACACCCACCTGGGCCGAAGGCCTGGCGTTGCAACTGGTGCTGTACGTCACCGCGCTGGGGGTGGCGGTGGGCGTGCGCGATGCCGGCCACATCGGCCTGGAGTCGCTGGCGGTGCTGCTGCCCGAGGCGTGGCGGCAGCGGCTGGAACTGCTCATCCACGCGCTGGTGGCAGCATTTGGCGCGCTCATGACCTGGAGCGGCTGGACCTGGACCCGCCTCAAATGGGATGAACTCGACCCGATGCTCGGCGTGCCGGTGGGCCTGGACTATCTCGCGCTGGTGATCGCAGGCGTGCTGATTGTGCTGTTCTCGATTGAACACATCGTGGCGCTGATCCGCCATGAAGAGGTGGTGCCCTCATGGAACTGA
- a CDS encoding TRAP transporter large permease translates to MELTVLLVSFAVLLVMGVPVAFSIGLASVATIVAAGLPIAVVFQKMVGGMQVFSFLAIPFFIFAGELMLYGGIADRIVRFANSLVGHVRGGLGMSNVLGCTLFGGVAGSPLADVSAMGSVMIPLMKKEGYDADYAVNVTTHAALVGALMPTSHNLIIFTLATTGIASVSVFSLILAGVIPALLLTLCNLAAAYYVAVKRGYSTHGRFPGWKEVLLALLGALPGLLVVVIILAGILSGIFTATESAATAVFWALLVTVLAYRSLSWEHFLKACAKACKTTGVVLFLIGISSAFGYFMALYEVPQKTGELMKAVSSEPWIIFLMINVLLFVLGTFLDMAATILICTPIFLPIAAHFGMDPVQFGIVMLINCALGLNTPPVGVTQFVGCAIGGVSVGQVMRSILPFYGALGVTLLLVTYVPAFSLWLPRLLNPAAG, encoded by the coding sequence ATGGAACTGACGGTCCTGCTTGTGAGCTTTGCGGTGCTGCTGGTGATGGGCGTTCCGGTGGCTTTTTCCATCGGCCTGGCCTCGGTGGCCACCATCGTGGCGGCGGGCCTGCCGATTGCGGTGGTGTTTCAGAAGATGGTCGGCGGCATGCAGGTCTTTTCCTTCCTCGCCATCCCGTTCTTCATCTTCGCCGGTGAGCTGATGCTCTACGGCGGCATTGCCGACCGCATCGTGCGCTTTGCCAATTCCCTCGTCGGCCATGTGCGCGGCGGGCTGGGCATGAGCAACGTGCTGGGCTGCACCCTGTTCGGCGGCGTCGCAGGGTCTCCGCTGGCCGATGTGTCGGCCATGGGGTCGGTGATGATTCCGCTGATGAAGAAGGAGGGCTACGACGCCGACTATGCGGTGAATGTCACCACCCATGCAGCGCTGGTGGGTGCGCTGATGCCCACGTCCCACAACCTGATCATCTTCACGCTGGCCACCACCGGCATTGCCTCGGTGAGTGTGTTCAGCCTGATTCTGGCCGGTGTCATTCCCGCGCTGCTGCTCACCCTCTGCAACCTCGCCGCTGCCTATTACGTGGCCGTGAAGCGCGGCTACAGCACCCACGGCCGGTTCCCCGGATGGAAGGAAGTGCTGCTGGCCCTGCTGGGCGCCTTGCCGGGCCTGCTGGTGGTGGTGATCATCCTGGCGGGCATTCTGTCGGGCATCTTCACTGCCACGGAGTCCGCAGCCACCGCCGTGTTCTGGGCGCTGCTGGTGACGGTGCTGGCCTATCGCAGCCTGAGCTGGGAGCACTTTCTGAAGGCCTGTGCCAAGGCCTGCAAAACCACCGGGGTGGTGTTGTTCCTCATCGGCATCTCCTCGGCCTTCGGCTACTTCATGGCGCTGTATGAGGTGCCCCAGAAGACCGGCGAGCTGATGAAGGCCGTCAGCTCCGAGCCCTGGATCATCTTCCTGATGATCAATGTGCTGCTGTTTGTGCTGGGCACCTTCCTGGACATGGCCGCCACCATCCTCATCTGCACGCCGATCTTTCTGCCGATTGCGGCGCACTTCGGCATGGACCCGGTGCAGTTCGGCATCGTCATGCTCATCAACTGCGCCCTGGGCCTCAACACCCCACCCGTGGGTGTCACGCAGTTTGTGGGCTGCGCCATCGGGGGGGTGTCCGTGGGGCAGGTGATGCGGTCGATCTTGCCGTTTTACGGCGCACTGGGTGTGACCTTGCTGCTGGTGACCTATGTGCCGGCGTTCTCGTTGTGGCTGCCGAGGCTCTTGAATCCGGCTGCGGGCTGA
- a CDS encoding sigma-70 family RNA polymerase sigma factor — protein sequence MSGAEPAVLSHEGLYRAHRSWLTDWLRRRLGPCSDRAADFMHDTFVRLLQAGDRPPMLAQPRAYLTTIARGLVVDHFRRQDLERAYLQELAALPPDLHPSPEERAVLMETLLTLDRLLTGLGPKVREAFLLAQLEGWDHAQIAQHLGVSVSSVKKYMHKAVVQCLMQL from the coding sequence ATGAGTGGCGCCGAACCCGCTGTGCTGAGCCATGAGGGCCTCTATCGGGCGCACCGCTCCTGGCTCACGGACTGGCTGCGTCGCCGCCTGGGCCCGTGCTCGGACCGGGCGGCGGATTTCATGCACGACACCTTCGTGCGGCTGCTTCAGGCCGGCGACCGCCCGCCCATGCTGGCCCAGCCCCGTGCCTACCTGACGACCATCGCCCGCGGCCTGGTGGTGGACCATTTCCGCCGCCAGGACCTGGAGCGGGCATATCTGCAGGAGCTGGCCGCCCTCCCCCCGGACCTGCATCCCTCGCCGGAAGAGCGCGCGGTGTTGATGGAGACCCTGCTCACCCTGGACCGGTTGCTGACCGGCCTGGGGCCCAAGGTGCGGGAAGCCTTCCTTCTGGCGCAACTGGAGGGCTGGGACCATGCGCAGATAGCCCAGCATCTGGGCGTGTCGGTCAGCAGCGTCAAGAAGTACATGCACAAGGCGGTGGTCCAGTGTCTGATGCAGTTGTGA
- a CDS encoding FecR domain-containing protein: MSDAVVTPEHLSEAADWHLRLNDGSPSDVDRRAWQDWYDRSDEHRAAWQRVERLQQLLAHTPPQARRALSQMPETLERPERRSSAARPAPRKTDRRRALTGLGALGAVVMGGFFYRAWTPAAAPVEWVATRAGQRRELTLPDGSHVLLGPNTRLGIDYSPARRTLHLAQGAVQLETAPDHRHRPITLLSRDGEVTPLGTRLTLAQEDQATVVAVQAHAVSVLPTGATFPSRVNAGQRLRFFPGGHDPVGVAGFADEAWTRGMLVVMDQPLAQVLQTLQTQSGMALSCDASIAGLRISGSFITADPQRSLATVADQWGLRLERQGQGWVLRPR, translated from the coding sequence GTGTCTGATGCAGTTGTGACGCCGGAGCATCTGTCGGAAGCGGCCGATTGGCACCTGCGTCTGAACGACGGCAGCCCTTCTGATGTCGACCGCCGCGCCTGGCAGGACTGGTACGACCGTTCTGATGAACACCGTGCGGCCTGGCAGCGGGTGGAGCGTCTGCAGCAGTTGCTGGCGCACACGCCGCCCCAGGCACGACGAGCCTTGTCCCAGATGCCTGAGACGCTGGAAAGACCCGAGCGGCGCTCCAGCGCAGCGCGCCCGGCGCCACGCAAAACGGATCGCCGCCGCGCGTTGACGGGCCTGGGCGCGCTGGGTGCGGTGGTGATGGGAGGGTTCTTTTATCGTGCCTGGACGCCTGCCGCCGCGCCAGTGGAATGGGTGGCGACCCGCGCCGGGCAACGCCGCGAACTCACCCTGCCCGATGGCAGCCATGTGCTGCTGGGGCCGAACACGCGCCTGGGCATCGACTACAGCCCCGCCCGGCGCACGCTGCATCTGGCGCAGGGCGCAGTGCAACTGGAGACAGCCCCCGACCACCGCCATCGTCCGATCACCCTCTTGAGCCGTGACGGTGAAGTCACCCCGCTGGGCACCCGGCTGACCTTGGCGCAGGAGGACCAGGCCACGGTGGTCGCGGTCCAGGCCCATGCGGTGTCGGTGCTGCCGACCGGCGCCACCTTCCCGTCACGGGTCAACGCCGGCCAGCGCCTGCGCTTCTTCCCAGGCGGCCATGATCCCGTGGGGGTGGCTGGTTTCGCCGACGAAGCCTGGACCCGCGGCATGCTGGTGGTGATGGACCAGCCGCTGGCACAGGTCCTCCAGACCTTGCAGACCCAGTCCGGCATGGCGCTGTCTTGCGACGCCTCGATTGCAGGCCTGCGCATCTCCGGCAGCTTTATCACCGCCGACCCCCAGCGATCGCTGGCCACCGTGGCCGATCAGTGGGGGCTTCGCCTGGAGCGGCAGGGCCAGGGATGGGTGCTACGGCCACGCTGA